GCCCCCGTGGTGGCGGTCGCGGTCGCCGCGGCCGCACTGTGGCTCGCCGTCGTCGCCGCGGTCCGGCATCCGGCGGTCGAGGCGCCCTTCCTCGCCGGGCTGCCCGTGCGCCTGGCGGTGGACGGCCTGTCCGGGGTCCTCGTCGTCACCGTCACCGCCATCACCCTGGCCGTCCTGCTGTTCGCGGCGGCGGAGTTCGACGCCTCGGAGGCGCGGGCCCGGTTCTTCGGGCTGATGCTCGTCTTCGCGGGCAGCATGCTCGTCACGGTCACCGCCAGCACCCTCCTGACACTGCTCCTGGGCTGGGAGGTCATGGGCGCCGCCTCCTGGGCGCTGATCGGCTACTGGTGGCGCGACCCTGTTCGTACGGCGGCGGCCGACACGGCCTTCCTCACCACCCGCGCGGCCGACCTCGGGCTCTATCTGGCGGCGGGCGCCGCCCTGGCCGCCGCACCGGGTCCGCTCGCCCTCGACGGGCTCGCGCGCGCCGGCGAACCGTGGCTGTCCGTCGTGACGGCGGGCCTCCTCGTGGCCGCGCTCGGCAAATCGGCCCAGCTCCCCTTCAGCTTCTGGCTGTCGCGGGCCATGCAGGGGCCGAGCCCGGTCTCGGCGCTGCTGCACTCCGCGGCGATGGTGGTGGCGGGGGCGTATCTGCTGCTGCGGACCCGGCCGTTGCTCGAAGCGTCGGGGTGGGGCGCGGACGCGGCGGCGTGGGCGGGTGCCGTGACCGCCGTCGTGCTCGGTCTCGTGGCCGTGGCACAGACCGACTTCAAGCAGCTGCTGGCCGCGTCGACGTGCGCGCAGATCGGATACATGGTGCTCGCCGCCGGGGCGGGGGCGAGCACCGGCGGTGTGCTGCAGCTGATGGCCCATGCCGCGGCGAAGAGCCTGCTGTTCCTGACGGCGGGTGCCTGGCTGACCGCATGGGGGACGCAGCGGCTCCCCGAGCTCCGGGGCGCGGCCCGGACGTACCGGGCCGCCGGGGTGGTGTGCACCGTGGGCGCGCTGTCGTTGGCAGGGCTGCCCCCGTTCGCCCTGTGGGCGGCCAAGGACGTCCTGCTGGCCGGGGCTCGCGAGGACGGCGCGTGGCTGTACGCGACCGGGCTCGCGGCGGCCGTGATCTCCGCCGTCTACAGCGTGCGGATCCTCCGGTTCGTGTGGGACCGACCGGAGCCGCGCGCGGCCTCCGGGCGGCGGATCCCCGGCGGAGCGATCGCCCCGCTGACGCTGCTCGCCCTCGCCTGCCTCGCCCTGACGCCCGTGGCCTTCCCTCCGGTGCGGACCGCGCTCGCCGACTATCTCGGCACCGCGGGCGAACCCGACCCGCACCTCTGGGAGTTCGCGCTGTCCGGTGCCCTCGCGCTCGCCTCCGCCGCCGGTGCCTGGGCGTGGCCCCGGGCCAGGTCATGGGGCCGGTCCGGCCCTCTGCAGCGGGCCGGCGGGCAGTGGCTCGGGCTCGAACGGGCCGCCCACGTCCTCCTCGTGTCCCCCACGCTGCGGACCGCCCGCGCCGCCGCCCGGTTCGACGCCCGTGTCCTGGACCGAGCCGTACAGGCATCGGCCCTCGGGGCCGTCGCCTGCGCCCGCTGGACGAACCGGTTCGTCGAGGGGGCGATCGAGCGTGCGGTCGAGGGCGTCGCCACCGCGGCCCGGCGGCTCGGCCGCTGGGCCCGCCGACCGCAGACCGGACAGCTGCACCAGTACCTCGCCCAGGCCGTCGCCGCATTCTCCGTCCTCGCCGTCGTGCTCGTCCTCGTGAGGTAGCCGTTGCTCACCGCCCTCGTCTTCGCCCCGACCGCGGTCGCCCTGCTGCTGCTCGCGCTGCCCGCCCGTACCCCGCTCACGGCCCTGCGGCTCGTCTGGCCGGCGACGGCGGCCGTCGAACTCGGTCTGGTGATCGCCGTCTGGGCCGGGTACGAGACCGGCGGCGGGCGGCAGTACGAGGTGCGGGCCCGCTGGATCCCCAGCGCGGGTGTCGGCTACCACGTCGGCGTCGACGGCCTGTCGCTGCCGCTGCTCGCCCTCACCTGCGTACTGTTCCTCGCCTGCGCGGTGTACTCGCTGCGCGAGACCCGTCGCGTCCGCGCGTACGCCGCGCTTTTCCTGTTCCTGCAGACCACGTGCCTGGGGCTGTTCGTCTCCCTCGACCTGATCCTGTTCTTCGTCTTCTTCGACCTGTCGATCGTGGCGATGTACTTCGTCATCGCCGGTTGGGGGCACCGCGACGCGAGGCAGGCGGCGCTGCAGTTCTTCCTGTACACGTTCACCGGCTCGCTCGCCCTGCTGCTCGGCTTCATCGGGCTGTACCTCGCCGCGTCCCCGCACACCTTCGACATCGTGGAGCTGACCCGGCAGAACCCGCTCGCCGGCCGGTCCGCCTACGCCGCGC
This sequence is a window from Streptomyces sp. HUAS YS2. Protein-coding genes within it:
- a CDS encoding proton-conducting transporter membrane subunit, producing MSVLLWALVALPLTAGTLLALAGRPADRWAPVVAVAVAAAALWLAVVAAVRHPAVEAPFLAGLPVRLAVDGLSGVLVVTVTAITLAVLLFAAAEFDASEARARFFGLMLVFAGSMLVTVTASTLLTLLLGWEVMGAASWALIGYWWRDPVRTAAADTAFLTTRAADLGLYLAAGAALAAAPGPLALDGLARAGEPWLSVVTAGLLVAALGKSAQLPFSFWLSRAMQGPSPVSALLHSAAMVVAGAYLLLRTRPLLEASGWGADAAAWAGAVTAVVLGLVAVAQTDFKQLLAASTCAQIGYMVLAAGAGASTGGVLQLMAHAAAKSLLFLTAGAWLTAWGTQRLPELRGAARTYRAAGVVCTVGALSLAGLPPFALWAAKDVLLAGAREDGAWLYATGLAAAVISAVYSVRILRFVWDRPEPRAASGRRIPGGAIAPLTLLALACLALTPVAFPPVRTALADYLGTAGEPDPHLWEFALSGALALASAAGAWAWPRARSWGRSGPLQRAGGQWLGLERAAHVLLVSPTLRTARAAARFDARVLDRAVQASALGAVACARWTNRFVEGAIERAVEGVATAARRLGRWARRPQTGQLHQYLAQAVAAFSVLAVVLVLVR